A window from Engraulis encrasicolus isolate BLACKSEA-1 chromosome 13, IST_EnEncr_1.0, whole genome shotgun sequence encodes these proteins:
- the LOC134461622 gene encoding protein Fer3, which translates to MEDMFFDFEQDAATDFAFWGQMDPNFQFQTQLDSLLFDCGTVAGQLSPWSSFGCQSVFPDAQLTFTDLDSQSPPPEAGAEVDSSLLDEPLESCKRRQRRLPPHPHHPYKVQRHAANIRERKRMLSINSGFEELRCHVPTFPYEKRLSKIDTLRLAIAYIALLREILVSGCDPKSYVDECMKNGYKNQTNAIWNTSDLTARLSWIKWD; encoded by the exons ATGGAGGACATGTTTTTTGATTTCGAACAAGATGCCGCCACAGATTTCGCCTTCTGGGGCCAGATGGACCCAAACTTCCAGTTCCAGACCCAGTTGGACAGTTTGCTTTTCGACTGTGGCACAGTGGCGGGACAGCTCTCCCCTTGGTCCTCGTTCGGATGCCAGTCAGTGTTCCCCGATGCTCAGCTGACCTTTACCGATCTAGACTCCCAGTCCCCACCGCCGGAGGCCGGTGCTGAAGTGGACAGCTCCTTGCTGGACGAGCCTCTGGAGAGCTGCAAGCGGAGACAGCGGCGGCTCCCACCTCACCCTCACCACCCGTACAAGGTGCAGAGACATGCGGCCAACAttcgggagaggaagaggatgctgAGCATCAACTCGGGGTTTGAGGAGCTCCGATGTCACGTCCCGACCTTCCCCTACGAGAAGCGCCTGTCCAAAATCGACACCCTCCGGCTCGCCATCGCTTACATCGCACTTCTGAGGGAAATCCTCGTATCCGGTTGTGACCCAAAGTCGTATGTGGACGAATGCATGAAGAATGGCTACAAGAATCAGACCAATGCAATCTGGAATACAAGTG ATCTAACAGCGCGCCTCTCCTGGATCAAGTGGGATTAA